TTATTTAAAAGCTTTTGTTGATAACAATCCCATTGATTTATCTGTGATAGTTACTTAATCCAAATATTTACTTGTTTATCTCTGTCCATTGATGTAGCACAGAGCTGTATAAAGAGGAGGGAGGACCATGCCTGAGAAGAAATCCTGGAGTTCAGACAGCCGTCCCAAATGTGGCATCCGCAGCTGGAGTGTAGACAGCTACGTGTGGAGCAGCAAGAAACGCTCCCGGAGTTCCCGGAAAACCCCCGGCCTTTGGGGTCCGGAGGGGGAGGGACCGATGGATGAGCAGGGGGTGCGTTCCACCTTGTGTCCGTGGCGACGGCGAGAGAGGAAGTGTAGCTGCACCGTCTTGGGGGAAATCGACACGGACGTCCCCTGTCGAAAAGCCCTTTCTCGACGCTCCCTCCGGCAGAAGTTCCAGGATGCGGTGGGTCAGTGTTTCCCTCTCCGTAatgaccaccatcaccaccacggCCACTCAACAGAGTCCTCCAGGGGGCTTTCTCTGTGCTCCTCTGGTCCAAGCGGAAGATCCACATCTCGGAGCTCATGCAGGACAAGTGTCCCTTCTCACCCAAGTCGGAGATGGCTCACTGCTGGCACCTCATCAAGAAGCACGCCAGCCACCCCAGCACCATCGTGGGCCTAGAGACTGCCCAAGCTGCTCAGGCTTCCCAGGCTGCCAGCAAAGAACAATTCCCTTCCACATCCTCGTCTCCGCCTTCGATGCCTCTTTCCTGGGAGGGCATATGCTCAAGTAGGGCCCTGAGCCTTGAGGACTGGGACCCGTCCTGTCCACAAGGTGGAGCAGCCCATGGTGACAGCCATACCGACGACATCCTTGTCCCGGACCTCCTCCAGATCAACAACAGCCCGTGTTACTGGGGCATGCTTGACCGCTTCGAAGCCGAGGAGCTCCTGGAGGGCCAGCCAGAGGGCACCTTCCTCCTGCGTGACTCGGCCCAGGACGAATTCCTCTTCTCAGTCAGCTTCCGCCGCTCCAGCCGTTCCCTCCATGCACGCATTGAGCAGAACGGCAAGCGCTTCAGCTTCGACGGACGCGACCCGTGCATGTACCGGGACCCGAGTGTCACAGGCCTGCTCCGGAACTACAGCGACCCAGCCACATGCCTTTTCTTCGAGCccctcctcgctctcctcctgCCCCGGACTTTCCCCTTCACCCTGCAACACTCGTGCCGCGCCGTGATCTGTAGCTGCACTACGTACCAGGGCATTGATATCCTTCCACTTCCCTATCAGCTCAGGTACTATCTTAGACAGTACCACTACAAGTGCAATGGGGCTTGTGCAGTGTAGAAAAATTATAATTACCTACTATCATTATTGTCCCATGGGTTACTACTCTTCCATATTGACAATGATTTATCAGTTTTCAGAGACCTGTGAAGATCCTTCCTGCAGTCGCAAGATGGGTGCTTTGTAGACTTTTTCATTTCCTTGTGGGAAAATTTAATCGGACACACAAGAGACTTGAATGGgtgtgggagggagagtgagatgatTTGAATGAATGTCAGAGTGAATGATTGCATTATTACAGAAGCTATGAGGAAGTGCACATCTCATCTGGACAAATGTAACATCCCAATACAATAATCATTGCTGTGTTATGGAGAGACaaatctttggcagcgattactgccTTCTTACAGTAACTTAATGAGCGATAACACTCAGAAACACTTTTAGTATGTACATTTACACATTTAATGCAATATGTGAGGACAGTTTAAAAGTGGTTACATGGCCATCCAACACATAGTCCTTGTTTTTATGCAGAACTTTTTGGGATTTTCAGTCTTGTAACTAGAGGATGCAGAGGGCTGCAGTCTTATCTAAGGCCACAAGATGGCAATATAAATGCACTATTCACACCCATGGTATGTTTACAGATGCATTACAAGTGGGTTTGTCTTGGTTGCCACAACATTTCATTGTTTTTTTCAGTCCCAGAaaagtacatacagtgccttcagaaattattcataccccttgactttttctgcattttgttgtgttacaaagtgggattaaaatggatttaatttaaATTTATTTGGCAACGATCTACCTGAAATAACCTGTAATGTCAAATGGAAGAGAAATGATATAtattaccgttcaaaagtttggggtcacttagaaacgtCCTTGTCTTTGAAAGAAAAactcattttttgtccattaaaataacatcaaattgatcagaaatacagtgtagacactgtaaatgactattgtagctggaaatagctgatttttaatggaatatctacataggcgtacagaggcccatcatcagcaaccatcactcctgtgttccaatggtacgttgtgttagctaatccaagtttataattttaaaatgctaattgatcattagaaaacccttttacaattatgttagcacagctgaaaactgttgtctgattaaagaagcaataaaaactggccttctttagactagttgagtatctggagcatcagcatttgtgggttcgattacaggctcaaactTTCTTctcaaactcgtcagtctattcttgttctgagaaatgaaggctattcttcaactggcagcttcattaaatatagtaccagcaaaacaccagtctcaacgttaaCATTGAAGAGGCGGGTCTGCGCtgctggccttctaagcagatttgcaaagaaaaagccatatctcagactggccaataaaaataaaagattaagattggcaaaagactacagacactggacagaggaagattggaaaaaaaagtgttatggagagacaaatctaagtttgaggtgttcggatcacaaagaagaacatttgtgagaagcagaaaaaatgaaaagatgctggaggagttcttgaagccatctgtcaagcatggtggaggcaatgtgatggtctgggtgctttggtggtggtaaagtgggagatttggaCTTGAAGAATGAAAGCTATCACTTCATTTTGCAACgccctgtggacggcgcttaattggagccaatttcctcctacaacagaacaatgacccaaagcacatctccaaactatgcaagaactatttagggaagaagcagtcagctggtattctgtctataatggagtggccagcacagtcaccggatctaactgcactgtccaatttacagtagcaattacagtgaaagaatatcatgctattgtttgaggagagtgcacaattatgaactgaaaatgtatgaataaaccattaaggcacatttgggcagtcttgatacaatattttgaacagatatgcaatggttcattggatcagtctaaaactttgcacatacactccTGCTATCTATGGGCCAGCATCTAAATTTTCCTCGGGCTGGAATactacattatggcctttctcttgcatttcaaagatgatactataaaaaagcatgtttttttatttttattatcttttaccatatctaatgtgttatattctcctacattaatttcacatttacacaaacttcaaagtgttttctttcaaattgtATCAAGagtatgcatatccttgcttcaggtcctgagctacaggcagttagatttgggtatgtaattttaggcgaaaattgatccatttaccaataggtgctcttctttgcgaggcattggaaaacctccctggtctttgtggttgaatccgtGTGTGAAATGTGCTACTTGACTAAGGGACTGTACAGATAATTTCATGTGTAGGGTACAAAGATAAtgtccaataatgtttgtaacatgttttgtgctgctatcatgttgtgttgttaccatgttgttgtcgtgttgtgttgctaccatgctgtgttgtcatgtgttgctgccttgctatgttgttgtctttaggtatctctttatgtagtgttgtgttgtctctcttgtcatgatgtgtgttttgtcctatatttatatgttatttttatttttttattttatttttattttatttttatttatttattttatttttaccaacccccttccccgcaggaggtcttttgccttttggtaggccgtcattgtaaataagaatttgtccttaactgacttgcctagttaaacaaaggttaataataataataataataataataataataattaggtagtcattaaaaaataatgttaaacactattattgcacaaagaatccatgcaacttattatgcaaCTTATGCAACTTATTACTTATTATTTTACTCCCAAACTTATTTAACCTTGCCAttacaaaagggttgaatacttattgactcaagacatttgagcttttcatttaaaaaaacaacataattccacttcgacattatggggtattgtgtgtagatcagtggcaCACAATCTCAAGATAACccatttcaaattcaggctgtaacacaacaaaatgtggaaaaagtcaaggggtgtgaatactttctgatggcactgtaAAATGGATACTGTTTCATGTTAGCACTTTTTAGAGAGGCCAGATACCTCATTATTCTGATATATTGAATTATGGTCTTCTTAATATTGTTTCCTCAAAATGCTCAAATTTTCAACCACCCAAACAACCTTTAATAACATTAATTCCAATTTCCGTACATGGATACTATATTCTACTTCCAAATACAACCAATAAATGCTCCATTGTCAAACCTCTTTTCTGTGACATTATTTTCTATGTAGAACAGATGGTCAAGAAATATATAATATCTTATTTTTGACTGACTATCTTTGTTTTCTAATCGAGAACCTGTTATCGCATCAACAAAGCACATATCCTTGCTCTACTAGAAAAGCACTTCTCACATAATACTTAACCATGCCCTTACTACTGCTCAGTAAAATAACTTAATAGTATGGTAATATTTGCCTTTCAAATGTGGGAAAAAAATTCAAAGTGCTCTCTGCAAAGAGCACCTTTGAATGTTATTGCATTCCAAAAAGTGGGAGAGATAAGAAATAGAAGGCACTTTCTTCCTCTCTATGCAAGACTAATTCAGATTTTGAAGTcgtttatttattttacacactcttatttatttatttatttattttacacacTCTTAATTATTGCCATTTGGCGATAAGATTGATCCTCACCACCTTCTCAAAACGCATTGGAGAAGAAAGTGCGAGGGGAGGGACCCAAAATGGTTGAAAAATAGGATGCGAGAAATCATGGAAAGACACATTGAAATTCAGTCAGGGGCAGTGTCCCTATTCTCCTCCCTTATCCATAAGCACAATTCCCATCGTGGATTTAACAATGATGGAAGCTCCCCCCGGCAATGATAACACCAATCCATGCTTTTAAACCTGAGCATTTTCCTTCCTcttcagcaactgagttaggaaggacgcctgtatatttgtagtgactgggtgtattggtacaccatctaaagtgtgattaattaattaattaattatagcaccatgctcaaagggacatTAGTGtctactttttaaaatgttttaaccaTCTACCAATAGAAAATCATGGAAAGACACATTTAAATTCAGTCATAGGCAGCATCCCTATTCTCCTCCCTTATCCATAAGCACAATTCCCATCATGGATTTAACAATGGCAAAAGCTCCCCCCCCGGCAATGATAACACCAATCCATTGCTTTTAAACCTGTGACGGGAAGtgtgcaagtgcacactttgggtGAAGTGTGGAGAATCGTGATGCTGACCATGTGTCTAGATGATGGGGAAAATAAATATGGTTTCTCAATGGACAGAGGCAGGAGCCATACTTTTATTGATCTTCCCATACCAGAGAAATTAAATATGAATGTGTCTCAGATTATCCAGTTATCATTGCAGTCAGACCCCATCCAGAGTTTAACATTGTAACACTGTATTAAGGTATCTTATTATATACAGAATTAATTAAATCACAGACGATTCTGTGATGGGATTGTATGTCTTTGGTTTTAGCTCATTTGTAGTAATCAGTcaacatgggcacacacacaagcaagcacacacatTGCACAGgttactcacacacagacacccacacacataactcacaagcacacaggcacacacacacaggctttattGGAGACTATTGGATTTCATTGCAGTAATATTTAGACACAGCTGTCTGCAGCAGCCTATTTCCTGTTGTGCTTATGAAATTACTCCAGCGAGACACCTCTCAGCCAATAGAAAGTATACCAAGATCAGATTGTCTGGGCCACATGGGTTTGTAAAGAGATGACAGGTActcaccagtggaggctgccgaggggaggatagctcataataatgtctggaactgCGCCAattgaatggcatcaaaccatgggGTTGACGTATTTGATAAGTTCCActcattctgctccagccattaccacagcCAGTCTTCCCTAATTAAGGTGCTGTGGTCCTGTGGTACTTACATATTGTTGTTTGATACACATTTTATTTCGTTGCCCAGTCTTTTGTGTATACAATACTTTTTTGTATCATTTTAACTCTTATTAACAATGATGTGAATAAACATACAACTCTTTGAAAACGAATGCAAGGAGCTTAGACTATACTGGGAGTTAGATTTTGAGGTTGAATTCGTTTTAAGCAGAAGGAAATTATCGATGACTTGATTGGAATTAATTTATCATTTATATTTGAAAAGATACAAAGCCGCATATCTACTGCATAGCTAGCTGCCGCCTGCCTACATGACAAAGTTAGGATGATAGATTTTTGCTGGCGCTCGTCTTTTTTGGGCACATGGGAGGAGCAAAGGAGGAGTCGGGGGAGTGGTGACGCTTGACGTCGCGGGCGGGAATCCTGAAGCTCTTTTGGGTTCCTCGTTTTCAACAGCGCGGGAGTTTCTGCCATCACAGAAAGAGGATTCTACAGTAAGTTTGGTTTTATGATCCCTGTTTCACTCATCTCCTGCAACATGATATATTCAAAGAGACGATTTCAAACGTTTGGAATGATTACGTGGTTTTGTCATGTGGTTTTTAGCCAGTTAGCTATTTTGAACTGTTATTCTGCCCCGGTTA
This sequence is a window from Oncorhynchus gorbuscha isolate QuinsamMale2020 ecotype Even-year linkage group LG17, OgorEven_v1.0, whole genome shotgun sequence. Protein-coding genes within it:
- the socs4 gene encoding LOW QUALITY PROTEIN: suppressor of cytokine signaling 4 (The sequence of the model RefSeq protein was modified relative to this genomic sequence to represent the inferred CDS: deleted 2 bases in 1 codon), which codes for MPEKKSWSSDSRPKCGIRSWSVDSYVWSSKKRSRSSRKTPGLWGPEGEGPMDEQGVRSTLCPWRRRERKCSCTVLGEIDTDVPCRKALSRRSLRQKFQDAVGQCFPLRNDHHHHHGHSTESSRAFSVLLWSKRKIHISELMQDKCPFSPKSEMAHCWHLIKKHASHPSTIVGLETAQAAQASQAASKEQFPSTSSSPPSMPLSWEGICSSRALSLEDWDPSCPQGGAAHGDSHTDDILVPDLLQINNSPCYWGMLDRFEAEELLEGQPEGTFLLRDSAQDEFLFSVSFRRSSRSLHARIEQNGKRFSFDGRDPCMYRDPSVTGLLRNYSDPATCLFFEPLLALLLPRTFPFTLQHSCRAVICSCTTYQGIDILPLPYQLRYYLRQYHYKCNGACAV